From the genome of Medicago truncatula cultivar Jemalong A17 chromosome 2, MtrunA17r5.0-ANR, whole genome shotgun sequence:
TAGTAAATGCAATAAATCTCTTACCTTGACGAATGATGATTGTTGGTTTGAAGTTTTGTATCTAATGCTATAGTCTGTTCTTCATGTCAGGCTTCTGACATTCCTACTACAGAACATGTTCCGAGGGTATTGCCTAAGAATGAAGACCCAAGCTTGGTTAATAGGAACAAAAGAATGCTGGGTCAGCTTTTGGGAACTCTGGAGGTATGTATGTTAGTTTGATTACTTGGTTTTTAAAACACTCTTAGATTGTTGCTTTAAATTATAAGCTCAATTCAGTAGTTGTTTTACGGTGTACACATATATTCTCTCTGTCTCCTCTATACACttatattttccttttgttcTGAACTGTACCAGAAATTCAGAAAGGAAGACAAGCAACTCTCAGGAACAGAGGCATTTATGCGAAGatcaaattctttgcaaagagtaAGTTTGCTGATGCCCATTTTAATATTAAGATTCTTCCTATTGATGAAGTGGGCTGTAAGGATGCAGCTCCTATAGCCATCTGTGTTGTTAAACATAATGCATACATTTGACAGTAGTTCACTCAATCCACTTTGTTTAAggatatttaaaattatgaaatataccTGCACTGAAAACTGATACAATTATGCTTGGCCATTGTCCTTAttgattgatattatttgaAATCTCTCGTAAAGACCTGGTGAAACAATTTGATGAATACATCATAGtcttgaatatatatttttttgcagAAATACTCATTTGACATGTCCTCATAGGTaaattttgttacgtaacagatataaattgaaatttaggACTTCTATTTAAGCAGGATTCAGGAGGGCACatgttttcatcttttttgAAGCAAAATAGCCACAGCATGCCTAAGTGTTTCTTTATGTACATCGGTACTCTGATATACTCCATTCTTTTCACGTGTCTCGTTATTTTGTTGCATATGCACATGATTAGTATGTGAGAGAGTATTGCCCTTGGTGAGCCCTTATTTTCAGGCCTAGTGGCAGTTCCCTTGCTAACTTTTTTTGATCGATACTTCCCTcctattaagttgttttgccCAACCACCTATACAATTGGCTATCAAAGTTTTTGTTCAACTTTTAAAGACTGCATACAATATTAAGATGGATGATAGTTAGGATTACAAATTCCGAACAGACATGTTTTACAGGGTCCATAGTTCGAACAAGGATGTTATAAGTTATTAGTGACAAACATGGACATTCGTGCGACAATGATATGCGTGCCATTTTTCTTGTAGACTTCGAATATTGTGCCAAAATCAAATGTGCCATTTATTACTGTGCTTGCAATTTCTAGGCCCTTCTATTTGAAGCACGAAATAAATTTTCTTGCTTGCCACTTTGTCTTCTCTCTATCTTTTCTCATGCTAACATCCAAAGCTTCGTAATAATCTCAAATGCCCTGAAATTCCTTCCTAGGCTGAGCAAAGAGCAcgggaagaaagtgaaaggctCAGGAAAGAAGAGCGCGAACAGATTGCTGAAAAACGGAGGAGGGACTTGGTAGGATCTCAAATGACAACTATTCTTTTCACAAAGTTTCACTATGGTCCCATTAACAAATGtttttaatatacatttttcttttgtttcccAACTCTCATCAGACTCTTAGGGCACGTGTGGCTGCTAAGACAGAAGAAAAGCAATTGGAGTTACTGTTTCTTCGGTGGAGTGAGCATCATAAAAGACTAAGCAATTTTATAAGGTTTGTTCCTTTCAGCTGTAAATTTATGAGGCAATAGTTTATTAATGCCAAAATGTTTCCCTAGTTTGCTCTACAGCTAGACATCTATTACTGTATCTAATGTCATACCATGCAATGCTCTGcaggttatttttatttttggtccaaAAGTGTCCATATTCGCATTTTATTGAGACGAAGATAAGTTTCTGTTCAATTGCATTGTAATATTGAAGCAATTTGATGACTGGATGTTCATGCTAATTGCAGaattttagataaacattaaagtttttctttattctttttggGCTGTTCTTTGATTGAATGTATTTTTGCAGGACTAAAGCAGAACCTCCAATCTACTATTTGCCTAACAAGCCCTTGGATGAAGAAGATGTGTCAACTAATAAGAGCAAAGAAGAGGTAGTCAAACTTAGgcatttgatttgttttggttTACATCTTATGTATCATTTTGTCTAATATGAACCGTCATCTATCATTAGCCCTGTTAAATTTCTAATAtgatctatattttttttacatggatGTTTGTGAATGCATTCTCACCATCACATTGGATTCAGGATTATTGACTTATAAAATGTACGTATCTTgttattttatgtattgttcaTCTTTGCAATTTGCAGGATTTCCTTGAATGGAAAAATGCAAGAAGAGAGGAATTGTCTGAGTATCAAAAACAAATTGGGGACCAGTATCTTGCCAATGTTGAGAAGGATTTGGAGAGATGGCAGAATGCAAGAAATGCAAGGAAAGGAAACAATGATCAGAATTTACAAGAAACAATGGACAAAGAATTGGATACTCATAGGCTCGAGCATGGtcccaagaaaagaaaaatcccTGACGGAACTAATAATGAAGATGATGACGATGATGTGGAAGATATAAATGTCGGAGAGGATGATATGATGGACGATGAGTTAGATGATGATTCTGGTCGAAGGATTGATGAAACAATTAAGACGGAAACGAGCAATGCCACTGCAGATCCTGCAGCTGCTACTGATAATGAAGACCTAAAGTGATGGCCCGCCACGACACACATCAATTATTCAGTgagatgtttatttttttgtagtttaTCCCTTGCTATGGTTAGGCTTCTGTATTAAATTTGCTGCTTTAATATTTTTCTGTAATCAAATGTACTTTCTCTATTTTTGTGTCTGTATTTTtgggtttattttttgtttcgttAACGAGCAAACTAAGAATGTCTATCTTATCTTAGCATACGTGAGTTTCAGTCTGCTATTTGTTTTTCGGCTTAATTGgacttttggtcccctaactaatttgttgttttcattttagtcccataACTTCTAAAATCAACGTTTCGGTCCCTTACAAATATCACCGTTAGTCAAATTGATCCCCtccgttatttttttaatgtctaaacTTTTTGATATGATTTTAACCATCCGATTGCATGTCCATTCTAGTTAATAGTGAACCATCATCATctaattttttcacttttctctctttctcttttgtgtgtttttacggtttcaaaaaaaaaaacacaccacAAACATTTTCCATCTCTCAATCTTCATCACCTTCCATCCATCTTCATACTCTCAATCTTCATCACCTTCCATCCATCCATCTTCATACCTTTAAacccagaaaaataaaaaatcaaattcttttttcaatcttcatctcttcttcttcttcttccaaaaccCATAAATCTCAAAATTACAATCTCATCATAGCCAAGAAGAATTCGGACGTGGGTTCCATCACCAACATAAGCGAATCTGATTCGTGCAACACAACAACACAAAAGCAGGAAGGAGGAATAAGAATTTGGATTCGAGAATTCTGAATTCTCCAAGCGGCGCAAATAACAGCTTCAAGTGTTCCTTCTTCACCGGCAGCGATAAACTCGCAACAACCGTCAACAGCGTGGCCACCGAagctctctctccctctcttctCTCCAcctatactcttttttttttcttctttctccatCGAagctctctctccctctcttctcttcttctatACAGTTAATGAGATTTGAAACAAAGCTGTGAACCGAGGAAAAGAAGCGCAAACGCTGCTGCACCGTTACTGAGATTTGAAACCTAAACATGATAACGGATTTGCAATCCATTAATTGATAGAGTAAGAGAATCTCGGTGACCTTGCTCTGAGCGAGAAAGAAGATGGATCTGCGATCAGTACAaggagagaaagaagatgatgtTTTGATATTGATAAATGGATCTACAAGggttattgttttcttttgaagaagATGAGGTGTTGAGAGTATGGAGTTTGCGTGAGGTGGAGGACCTCCGTCGGggctctctctctccctctcttctCTGCACAGATGCGCCGGTGCGGCGAGGATCTCGCAGGACCTCCGTCGGGGCTCGATGCGGGGGAGGAGGAAAATATCACACTTGTTTTCATAATAAGATTTGGGTTTAAATGAGTATAGGTGTTCTgggtttaaatgagcatgaagaTGAATAAAgatggatgaagatgaagaaaagaaaagaaaaatcacgTGATGATGGTTCATCAGTGGATTCAATGGTCTTGCATAATCTAAaggatttattttgttttaaaatgatctAAGAGCTaagattaaataaattaataaggtctatggtggaccattTACCATGTCGGTCCATATTAGatatttgatgttaaaattAACGGAATAAGACTAATTTGACTAACGGAGACTTTTGTAAGGGACCAAAACGTTGATTTTagaagttatgggaccaaaatgaaaacaacaaattagttaggggaccaaaagtcCAATTAAGCCTTGTTTTTCTAGGGATGTGtacatttttatatatttttcattgtttaacCTGTCCATACAATTACAAAGGCTTGTTACCGTTGGTTATGAATCACattagagaattgttgttcccacatttgatAAGGTTGTGCCACACTAGTAAAATACGATTTTGctccctcggcagttaactgccgaggaatttgaaatccgattgcagttaactgtcgaggaaaacctcggtattcatcagatgaaacagccagccacctgctccccctacatactattttcatcatcaacttcatttCCACCTCATTCAATCccaaaattcaatatttatttatttttttatcaattcttgatccaaaatcattcaagcatcaagcataggaggtatcaacacacttttgacgtaaaaaaacaggtattgtgcattttattcgattgattttttggttatgTTATGGGTTTCTACGTCAGTTACGTAGAACCCTGTCATGGGAATCCTCGGCACGAAAATTTTGGTAGTAAGGTGCCatggaaaacctcggtagtaagGTGCCGAGAAACTCTTGTGAAAAATTTTCACAACGTAAAAATGGCAGCTACTgccatttttctatttttttttcttttattttttaaggcttaaataggtatttcgtccctgcaaatataggtcatttgaattttcgtccctgaagttactaatccttccaatcggcccctgcaaatattaatcatttgacttttggtcctaattacatttgattagtaacttcagggacgaaaattcaaatgacctatatttgtagggatgaaagacctatttaagcaaaccacgtcgcccaatcatcacttgccacatgggcaCCACGTCGCTAATGGAAGTCCacctcaacaaaaaaatctaattaggaccaaaagtcaaatgattaatatttgcaggggcagaTTGAAAGGATTAGTAatttcagggacgaaaattcaaatgacctatatttgcaggcacgaaagacatatttaagcctttttttaattcattttttaattcagCTATGTGTTGTATAATCTATGATTCTTTCTTAAAGCTTTTttcaagtgagacatgtctgaggttgcacaaattgaaggaCGTGTTAGGTACTCCGTgtttaaaaagacggttaaggttatgataacgtcgacggactctcttgacgatttgaaggcacaacttaacacttattttgagcatcttggtgaaatCAATATACatgtcacttgtttggtcaaatgccatgcatagacctaggagaagatagagataaatacgcatggaaaacggcaaACTATACGCCTTGGTTTATTTGTGACGATAgcgacgtcggatttatgtttTGGAATATGATGGAAGAtactatattatatatgtatgttcgttccatatgcaatttcattgaatgtaagtagtgatttaatttaatgatgtgtaatgaaTTGTTTAATTATGAAAGTTAAAAAGGTGTTTGACCCATAAAAAATTCTCCCTTGATAGTAAATGAATAGATTTGATGGATGTAGTTTCTATGtagtattgaatttttttagtaattttctGTTAAATCCtctcatcaaataataatataaaatttcttcaatttaacTCTTTTCTCTCATCTCACATTATCTGTCAACTATTCTTTCATCTTattttcttcacaaaatcaatcaaacctGGTGTGCAAATGCATGAGTCAACATTGTGGATCAATCTTTTACTTTTTGTGAGATGAGAAAGAACATCCAGCTTTTACTCAAAAGGCGccacattgataatttttttctttgacttTTACAACTTTTGGTTGTCatttaatttagggttaatagtgtttttcacccttaAAATATACGTTATTTCTgattttcgcccctataaaatttttggtttgatttgtaccctcgtaaaaattttattttccggaaaacacccttaataggccatttttagaattttttttcaagaaattttggtttttgaatggcctattaagggtgtctttcggaaaataaaatttttacgagggtgcaaatcaaaccgaaaattttatagggcgAAAACtggaaataacatatattataggggtgaaaagcactattaaccatttattttaattggtaGTTTAAACTAAAATGTTTTACTGTATTGGTGAAGTGATATATGATCTGTTGGAGGtgaaccaaaacaaaaaatgagaaattatatttgtacaattattttggtacaactttttctttcatattcatatattatgtttttattctctctctacctttctctctctctctctctctctattgtttttgaccaatgaaaaaagagaacaacaaagttgtctcaaaggttgtaccaaaatagttgtcaaaatatcactactcaataAAAATCAATATCTTAGTGCTTTCTAAAGTTCTAGCAATAATTTTCTCAAGTTTTAGAAACAAACTATTTTCTTATTCACGTGTCCAATACTCTCACCTTTTGTTGGGCATTCCTCCTCCACCAATCATTAATAACATTGTTAATTTCGACCCTGCCTAAATTTCGATGATGTTGCtatgtaaaaagaaaaaggaagaaaaacgAATTGTTAAAGAATTAATCTCTCTTCAAGGGTTTTCTTAGTGGGAAAGAAAGGCTTGTGATGTGGTTGGAGCCTACTTCTAGAGCTTTGGCTAGTTAGTTGTctttaatgaatttaataaataaagtgtTATAAAATGATCCGCTTTTGGAAAACTTTGAGATATTTGAGAAACGTAATAATCAATTTGATGTTGAAAATAGATCGAGTACTTTAGTTATGGCGTTATTCCTCAATAGATCACCCGCAAACTTTCTTTTGCACCACATGAAATTGCAAAAGAATAAATTCCTTGGTATGATATGAACTTACAAAAtgcatataaataataaaatcgaCATGTTATAGTGAGTAATCAAATAGATTCGTCAAGTTTTATCATTCGAACTTTTGATTTTCGTGTGATTCGTTCTTATTAGAAAGCAAAGCAGCCGAAAATGCATCCAATACTAACAAATTTTATGGCCTAAATTGTGCTAGTAAAGAAGACGGATATTGCCTCGAACATTTTCTATACGAGCATGGAGATTAAAGACATGCGAGAATGAATAGTGTGAAGATAGATGAATGATTTTGATTGGTGTTAACTAAGAttattaaagataaataaaaaatttccaaaaaaatatatacattgtTCATCCTAAAATTGAGGATTGGTCTTGACACAAACCTTGTATGAATATCACACAGGATGAGATCCACAAAGATGTCAGACAGTCAGAGTACCATCTTTCTAACACAGCATGCTTTTGATTTGGGTTACTGTCAGGCATCCTTGTTTGGGAAACCATTCAGTCTTCCTGATGTTAAAAGAACATGGGAATTTTAATTTCGAGTTATCCTAACTCCCAAGTCAATTACTTGTCAAatatagaattttattttataatttggtACTAATTCATTGATTACAATCTACATCacataaattaacaaaaaagcGTTGTGCTATTGAGTTTATTAATTACTAATAGTTTGCATTATTTTATAAACTTACccttaaaagaaataatttatgtttctaTAATTTGGGTTGgcaagacaatttttttttttagcttatagcttattgaTTACATCTTATAAACTCATTTAATTAGTaaaaatttttgtttgataatgGTTACTTTCTCATAAGcgtataacttatttttaccaacttataacttataaactatcatttttatctcaatttttcctttgcaataattgaaaaaaattagctattaattaaataaataatttaatgtcattttatatgTATAAACTAGATTAACTACTAATTTTGAAGTGTATGTAtgtttaaaaaagaaagtaaataattagattgattttgaagtgtatccaaaaatttaaaagtaactATTTattaccttcttttttttttcgatactttaatttatctttcttatACCATTGattaagaataattttgtaaaataatttttagcatatcttttaaatacaaaattaataaaattttctagTAGacgtgaaatgaccaaaacatAGTATAATTTAGGGGACCATTAAATTTAGCAAAcatggaagaaaataaaaatttatttgatagaAGCATTATAAAGAAGTCTCATTATTGTCGAAATCAATCTTTCTTTCGTTCTCACTATCTCTTCTTCCAGAAACAGACAATGACTACAAGAACAAATCAACCACCACAACCAAACGGTGTTAACGGCGGCGAACAAAGACCACGagcaccaccaccatcatccTACTCAAACGGCTTCAACAACCACCCTCAATACTACCCAAGAACACCAGCTCGTTCCTCCTCCTCAGCTTCCCTAAAAGGCTGTTGCTGCTGCCTCTTCCTCCTCCTATCATTCCTGGCACTTCTCACACTCGCAATCGTCCTCATCATCCTCCTCGCAGTCAAACCAAAAAAACCACAATTCGATCTTCAACAAGTCGGAGTCCAATACATGGGAATCACACAAACACCGAACAATATACCCACCGGCGCCGGCGCTTCACTTTCCTTAACAATTCGTCTTCTATTCCAAGCGGCTAATCCTAATAAGGTAGGGATCAAGTACGGCGAGTCCAGTTTTACTGTGTTGTACCGTGGAATCCCATTAGGAAAAGCTTCTGTTCCTGGATTTTATCAAGATGCTCATAGTGTAAGAAATGTTGTTGCTACCATTGTTGTTGAGAAGGTTAATTTACTTCAAGCTGATGCTGCTGATTTGATTAGAGATGCTTCTTTGAATGATCGTGTTGATCTTAGGGTTTCGGGTGATGTTGGTGCTAAGATCCGTGTCATGAATTTTGATTCTCCTAATGTTGAGGTAATTATTTATTCGTagattcattttttctttttcagaattcgatattattattattattattgccaTTTTTAGTTCAAAATTAAGTAAATCTTCTtcactttgtttttgtttttgatgtaGAATAGAATGTAACATTATCATgggattgtgttttttttagcgGTGGTGGTGGGGAGGGGTAGCTTGTTTTCCACACCCCACTCACACATTGCTGCTTTTTCTTAACTTGTCTTTATTTTCTTCCTTAGGCTAACGTGCGCCGaaagttatttttgtttcttttttaaaaggaaaaagttAGTTTGgttcaataaattaaataaaatgatgttgatagtatttatttattagacttttatgttttgaatattGAAAATAGATTCATTTCCATCtagtttgatttgattctatttttggggtttttattaaattttgtaatttgtaattCCCCGTAATTGTGGCGATTCTTTGTGAAAGGAATCATTTTACgatctttgtttttttggggTCTACATAGGATAAGATGGTAAAATAGTGCGGATATGGTAGGTTAGGTTAGGGTGTGTGCATAATTAGAGTGTAACCGGATTTGGATATGTTCTGGTTGCAattagaggtttttttttttttttttttgcaattttgtcAAATGGAATATGTTAGTGTTTTTTTAtgtctttaaataaattaaaaaaaaaactagtgtaCTTTCTTTTTACTAcaagaaatttaattattattaatagtagtaaaatatgatatattaacttttttggtggtggccgggatTTAAACCTCGTAccttttatatattatacattttttaccAACTAAATTAAGTACACGAATAcaaaatatgatatattaacTTAAATTAGAATGTTCAAAATCGTTCTCATATTCAGAAATTGAATTCATTACTACTTagtaatcaacaaaaaaataaatgaatatgagAACGATTCTTCTTTTTTGTCTAATAGTAGTAATGaaattcccttaaaaaaaattcatgaataTAATAGATAAAAGTTCCAGGTTTATCCTTACAAATGCCTATtaattttcttgtaaaaaaaatgcctATTAATTTTGACCACAAATGCTTtggtcttttttgtttttcaccCACATGAGTCATATCGTACAATTATATATTACTTTTCCTTATCACCTTTTGATATTATCAAATCAACTTTTGTATTTTAGTCTATAAATTTAATTGATGATATATGggcattttttaataattgattatggttTTCTATATATTGAGTGCTTTCTTTTCACGCTCTTTTATATATTCGTCTCTGGGTAGCATTGTGGCAATGGCAAGACATTCCAATAGCCTCATTATTGTGTGCtagtatattgtttttttggGACTAAAATGTGCTAGTTTATTGGCGTTGTTACACTCTCTTTTTTGTGTGCCGATGACTATAGTGAAGTATTTAATTTCAAGGGTTTACAACtttactttgcattttttttttatatgaaaaacataGTGGAATAGGAATTGGGGAACCAAAAATACCAAGGTATTATTTGAGAGTGGAAAGGTTGATGTTGAGGACCCATCTTATATAGCAAAATAGTAAGAAATGATTAGAACgtgaaaatgaaatgataaaattgttaGGCCCCACTTGATTTAGAAGCTGGATTCCAAGACCAGGGTACCAACCAACCACTGCACCATGTTATCAACAAATAACACCCTTTATCGCCCGCACAAGTTCAATAATGTCATTCTAATGGTTAAATTTTCTCTCCATTTTTTTAGCTGTTTTCCTTTAGAAATATGTACGTGAATGATGCAATTTTTATCTACTTCTTTTAGGTGTCTTTGAATTTAGATTCCCTATAGTCATGTGAGCACAATTTAGTGTGGGCGGGTTTTAGCATGGGGCAATTGTTAAATTGTTCCATcttaaatcaattttgttttatttgctaTTAATTGTACAttctataattttatatttcaatttatagctctatttaattataatatatcaattttaatttaataaggactaaaatattttggagagacaaaaacatgtcatttttatagaactaaaaataaaattcgttataaaccaaaatttttagtccccttttaattaatattaaaattgtgtGCTGTGTTGTTTTAGAGGGACAAAAACATGTCATTTTGGGTGAGCTAATttagagggacaaaaatatgtcacTTTGACTTGGGATTTTGAAGTGTGTTTCTTCTCAAGGTCTCATGTTTGATTCTCCCTATGTCAATTTGAGTGGagtaatttaacttcttcaaaaaaattcgctatatttataaggaccaaaaaattattcaatccTTAATATTACAAAGTTTTGTTGTAGGGTTTAATATTACAAAGTTAGATACAAactaaattgatttatttataaataatgtagtatatatatatatatatatatatatatatatttataacatattttttttatcccagAACTAATCAAGTctatgttttcaaattaaaaaaaaaaaaatattaagactgttttcaaattaaaaagattATTAAGAATGGGCCGGATGTATTAGATTTTTAAACGggagattaaaaaataacatattcataactaaattaatttgagtcaaattataattgaatatgtttttttttcttcagcaAATATAAGGTTATACAAGTAAtagcaaataaaacaaaattgatctaagTTGGGATAATTTCACAATTGTCCCATGCTAAAACTCGCCTTTAGTGAGCTTATACCCTTAGAttaatctttttctttcatatctCTCTCTCAAAATCAATATCATAACAATAGAGTCTTCAAATCTTATTTCATATACATTGATACTATAAGATGTTGGATAAATTAAACTAAGCCCGTTTTATCTaacttcaaaaatcaagtttagaATATGTTTAAACGAAGCATACAAATGTCAAACGCTTCTGCCAACATGTTTAAACTTTTTAGGCCAAGAAAGTCTTCACCATGTGACTATCCTCTTTGTGGGGCACATGGGGTGATAATAATGGCATCATCCTTCTGCTAACGTGAACATACATTTTGATCCCCTCCTCatcttccttttttatt
Proteins encoded in this window:
- the LOC11434329 gene encoding uncharacterized protein; the protein is MTTRTNQPPQPNGVNGGEQRPRAPPPSSYSNGFNNHPQYYPRTPARSSSSASLKGCCCCLFLLLSFLALLTLAIVLIILLAVKPKKPQFDLQQVGVQYMGITQTPNNIPTGAGASLSLTIRLLFQAANPNKVGIKYGESSFTVLYRGIPLGKASVPGFYQDAHSVRNVVATIVVEKVNLLQADAADLIRDASLNDRVDLRVSGDVGAKIRVMNFDSPNVEVSVDCAIVISPRKQSLTYKQCGFDGLSV
- the LOC11421161 gene encoding pinin codes for the protein MGSTAAAEKTEQELRNEIDELLRQQREITERLRDPRGLRKGALSTPLLRNNSIRQRPFVRHGGDNHDSEDQPPAKRRLSSAVVKVGDGELTEDADAGNTKDSTGDGVNGNATVGQSDGKPFNSHQSGLSRRDSYQRNSKASDIPTTEHVPRVLPKNEDPSLVNRNKRMLGQLLGTLEKFRKEDKQLSGTEAFMRRSNSLQRAEQRAREESERLRKEEREQIAEKRRRDLTLRARVAAKTEEKQLELLFLRWSEHHKRLSNFIRTKAEPPIYYLPNKPLDEEDVSTNKSKEEDFLEWKNARREELSEYQKQIGDQYLANVEKDLERWQNARNARKGNNDQNLQETMDKELDTHRLEHGPKKRKIPDGTNNEDDDDDVEDINVGEDDMMDDELDDDSGRRIDETIKTETSNATADPAAATDNEDLK